A region of Salvelinus alpinus chromosome 6, SLU_Salpinus.1, whole genome shotgun sequence DNA encodes the following proteins:
- the phactr1 gene encoding phosphatase and actin regulator 1 isoform X2: MAASPENEIDRRSIRRVRSKSDTPYITESRLSLHLETVEEVERIAAMRSDSLVPGTHTPPIRRRSKFATLGRLFKPWKWRKKKSEKFKQTSSVLERKMSTRQSREDLIKRGVMKDIYDKDGAVVMRGEEEKMENGRSPALGGSDPSPCDGAELMDGAGSAIGTVEFQMSGEGACPQDHTQNPSQPPPTKKVMVYPGEGAGAESSHHTIKHKKQPPVLPPKPFNRLPNHITDGMPVKLPCMSMKLSPPLPPKKLMICVPVGAGGSMEPSALTFQKCPPPSHHVGSLGGHSLHYGTLPVPLHPPSRIIEELNKTLALTMQRYKSSLHHAVPTVMIACDYNKENLPNEEDYQELPGSYSDEDDEEEEDDDEEEEDDEDETLFTSTLALKVLRKDSLAIKISNRPSQRELEEKNILPTQSDQEKLEFRQQIGTKLTRRLSQRPTTEELEQRNILKRHNDLEEQEEMRELKKRLSRKLSQRPTVEELREAKILTRFSDYVEVADAQDYDRRADKPWTRLTAADKAAIRKELNEFKNTEMEVHEGSRHLTRFHRP; the protein is encoded by the exons ttGAGGAGGTGGAGCGAATAGCGGCAATGCGATCTGATTCGCTGGTCCCtggcacacacacccctcccattCGGCGGCGGAGCAAGTTTGCCACCCTGGGGCGTCTCTTCAAGCCGTGGaaatggaggaagaagaagagcgaGAAGTTCAAGCAGACGTCTTCTG TCCTGGAGAGGAAGATGTCGACCCGGCAGAGCAGAGAGGATCTGATCAAGAGAGGAGTGATGAAGGACATCTATGACAAAG acggGGCGGTagtaatgagaggagaggaggagaagatggagaaCGGGAGGTCTCCAGCATTAGGAGGGTCTGATCCATCGCCATGTGATGGAGCTGAGCTGATGGATGGAGCAGGGTCAGCCATAG GTACAGTTGAGTTCCAGATGTCTGGAGAGGGGGCGTGTCCACAAGACCACACCCAGAATCCCAGCCAGCCTCCACCCACTAAGAAGGTTATGGTGTATCCAGGCGAAGGGGCTGGGGCAGAGTCATCACATCACACcataaaacataaaaaacaaCCCCCAGTGCTACCCCCCAAACCGTTCAACAGGCTGCCCAACCACATCACAG acggTATGCCAGTGAAGCTGCCCTGTATGTCCATGAAGCTGTCGCCTCCTCTACCTCCTAAGAAGCTGATGATCTGTGTGCCTGTGGGTGCGGGGGGGAGCATGGAGCCCTCGGCCCTCACCTTTCAGAagtgcccccctccctcccaccacgTGGGGTCCCTGGGGGGACACTCCCTACACTACGGGACCCTCCCTGTGCCCCTACACCCCCCCAGCCGCATCATCGAGGAACTCAACAAGACCCTGGCCCTCACTATGCAGCGATACAAGAG CTCGCTGCACCATGCGGTTCCCACGGTGATGATAGCATGTGACTACAACAAAGAGAACCTCCCCAACGAGGAAGACTATCAAGAACTACCTGGTTCGTACAGTGACGAGgatgatgaagaagaagaagatgatgaTGAGGAAGAAGAAGATGATGAAGATGAAACACTCTTTACAA gTACCCTGGCTCTGAAGGTGTTGAGGAAGGACTCCCTGGCCATTAAGATCAGTAACCGTCCGTCAcagagagagctggaggagaAGAACATACTGCCCACACAGTCAGACCAGGAGAAACTGGAGTTCAGGCAGCAGATAGGCACCAAGCTCACACG GAGGTTGAGTCAACGGCCAACTACAGAAGAGCTGGAACAGAGAAACATACTCAAGC GCCACAATGAcctggaggagcaggaggagatgagagagctCAAGAAACGCCTGTCGAGaaag TTGAGTCAGAGGCCCACGGTGGAGGAGTTGAGGGAAGCTAAGATCCTGACCCGCTTCAGTGACTACGTAGAGGTTGCTGACGCTCAGGACTACGACAGGAGGGCAGACAAACCCTGGACACGACTCACAGCTGCTGATAAG GCTGCCATACGTAAAGAACTCAACGAATTTAAAAACACAGAAATGGAAGTGCATGAGGGTAGTCGCCATCTCACcag GTTTCATCGACCGTAG
- the phactr1 gene encoding phosphatase and actin regulator 1 isoform X3, protein MCKEPLVEEVERIAAMRSDSLVPGTHTPPIRRRSKFATLGRLFKPWKWRKKKSEKFKQTSSVLERKMSTRQSREDLIKRGVMKDIYDKDGAVVMRGEEEKMENGRSPALGGSDPSPCDGAELMDGAGSAIGTVEFQMSGEGACPQDHTQNPSQPPPTKKVMVYPGEGAGAESSHHTIKHKKQPPVLPPKPFNRLPNHITDGMPVKLPCMSMKLSPPLPPKKLMICVPVGAGGSMEPSALTFQKCPPPSHHVGSLGGHSLHYGTLPVPLHPPSRIIEELNKTLALTMQRYKSSLHHAVPTVMIACDYNKENLPNEEDYQELPGSYSDEDDEEEEDDDEEEEDDEDETLFTSTLALKVLRKDSLAIKISNRPSQRELEEKNILPTQSDQEKLEFRQQIGTKLTRRLSQRPTTEELEQRNILKRHNDLEEQEEMRELKKRLSRKLSQRPTVEELREAKILTRFSDYVEVADAQDYDRRADKPWTRLTAADKAAIRKELNEFKNTEMEVHEGSRHLTRFHRP, encoded by the exons ATGTGCAAAGAGCCTTTGG ttGAGGAGGTGGAGCGAATAGCGGCAATGCGATCTGATTCGCTGGTCCCtggcacacacacccctcccattCGGCGGCGGAGCAAGTTTGCCACCCTGGGGCGTCTCTTCAAGCCGTGGaaatggaggaagaagaagagcgaGAAGTTCAAGCAGACGTCTTCTG TCCTGGAGAGGAAGATGTCGACCCGGCAGAGCAGAGAGGATCTGATCAAGAGAGGAGTGATGAAGGACATCTATGACAAAG acggGGCGGTagtaatgagaggagaggaggagaagatggagaaCGGGAGGTCTCCAGCATTAGGAGGGTCTGATCCATCGCCATGTGATGGAGCTGAGCTGATGGATGGAGCAGGGTCAGCCATAG GTACAGTTGAGTTCCAGATGTCTGGAGAGGGGGCGTGTCCACAAGACCACACCCAGAATCCCAGCCAGCCTCCACCCACTAAGAAGGTTATGGTGTATCCAGGCGAAGGGGCTGGGGCAGAGTCATCACATCACACcataaaacataaaaaacaaCCCCCAGTGCTACCCCCCAAACCGTTCAACAGGCTGCCCAACCACATCACAG acggTATGCCAGTGAAGCTGCCCTGTATGTCCATGAAGCTGTCGCCTCCTCTACCTCCTAAGAAGCTGATGATCTGTGTGCCTGTGGGTGCGGGGGGGAGCATGGAGCCCTCGGCCCTCACCTTTCAGAagtgcccccctccctcccaccacgTGGGGTCCCTGGGGGGACACTCCCTACACTACGGGACCCTCCCTGTGCCCCTACACCCCCCCAGCCGCATCATCGAGGAACTCAACAAGACCCTGGCCCTCACTATGCAGCGATACAAGAG CTCGCTGCACCATGCGGTTCCCACGGTGATGATAGCATGTGACTACAACAAAGAGAACCTCCCCAACGAGGAAGACTATCAAGAACTACCTGGTTCGTACAGTGACGAGgatgatgaagaagaagaagatgatgaTGAGGAAGAAGAAGATGATGAAGATGAAACACTCTTTACAA gTACCCTGGCTCTGAAGGTGTTGAGGAAGGACTCCCTGGCCATTAAGATCAGTAACCGTCCGTCAcagagagagctggaggagaAGAACATACTGCCCACACAGTCAGACCAGGAGAAACTGGAGTTCAGGCAGCAGATAGGCACCAAGCTCACACG GAGGTTGAGTCAACGGCCAACTACAGAAGAGCTGGAACAGAGAAACATACTCAAGC GCCACAATGAcctggaggagcaggaggagatgagagagctCAAGAAACGCCTGTCGAGaaag TTGAGTCAGAGGCCCACGGTGGAGGAGTTGAGGGAAGCTAAGATCCTGACCCGCTTCAGTGACTACGTAGAGGTTGCTGACGCTCAGGACTACGACAGGAGGGCAGACAAACCCTGGACACGACTCACAGCTGCTGATAAG GCTGCCATACGTAAAGAACTCAACGAATTTAAAAACACAGAAATGGAAGTGCATGAGGGTAGTCGCCATCTCACcag GTTTCATCGACCGTAG
- the phactr1 gene encoding phosphatase and actin regulator 1 isoform X1 gives MAGPANAGMSPWYSSGSRNDAPSPLPALTEEKPRKRRAFCLPRMKSKNRNDSGKQRQQLEQQPVANNNNMPFIIHCQIGKEIKHICSNCRGADPRDVEEVERIAAMRSDSLVPGTHTPPIRRRSKFATLGRLFKPWKWRKKKSEKFKQTSSVLERKMSTRQSREDLIKRGVMKDIYDKDGAVVMRGEEEKMENGRSPALGGSDPSPCDGAELMDGAGSAIGTVEFQMSGEGACPQDHTQNPSQPPPTKKVMVYPGEGAGAESSHHTIKHKKQPPVLPPKPFNRLPNHITDGMPVKLPCMSMKLSPPLPPKKLMICVPVGAGGSMEPSALTFQKCPPPSHHVGSLGGHSLHYGTLPVPLHPPSRIIEELNKTLALTMQRYKSSLHHAVPTVMIACDYNKENLPNEEDYQELPGSYSDEDDEEEEDDDEEEEDDEDETLFTSTLALKVLRKDSLAIKISNRPSQRELEEKNILPTQSDQEKLEFRQQIGTKLTRRLSQRPTTEELEQRNILKRHNDLEEQEEMRELKKRLSRKLSQRPTVEELREAKILTRFSDYVEVADAQDYDRRADKPWTRLTAADKAAIRKELNEFKNTEMEVHEGSRHLTRFHRP, from the exons ATGGCAGGTCCTGCAAACGCCGGTATGAGCCCCTGGTACTCCTCTGGATCTCGTAACGACGCTCCCTCCCCACTCCCAGCCCTTACCGAGGAGAAGCCGCGGAAGAGGAGAGCATTTTGCCTGCCTCGGATGAAGTCCAAGAACCGCAACGACAGTGGCAAGCAGCGGCAGCAGCTAGAGCAGCAACCCGTGGCAAACAACAACAATATGCCTTTCATAATCCACTGCCAGATCGGGAAGGAGATCAAGCACATATGCAGCAACTGCCGTGGCGCAGACCCTCGGGACG ttGAGGAGGTGGAGCGAATAGCGGCAATGCGATCTGATTCGCTGGTCCCtggcacacacacccctcccattCGGCGGCGGAGCAAGTTTGCCACCCTGGGGCGTCTCTTCAAGCCGTGGaaatggaggaagaagaagagcgaGAAGTTCAAGCAGACGTCTTCTG TCCTGGAGAGGAAGATGTCGACCCGGCAGAGCAGAGAGGATCTGATCAAGAGAGGAGTGATGAAGGACATCTATGACAAAG acggGGCGGTagtaatgagaggagaggaggagaagatggagaaCGGGAGGTCTCCAGCATTAGGAGGGTCTGATCCATCGCCATGTGATGGAGCTGAGCTGATGGATGGAGCAGGGTCAGCCATAG GTACAGTTGAGTTCCAGATGTCTGGAGAGGGGGCGTGTCCACAAGACCACACCCAGAATCCCAGCCAGCCTCCACCCACTAAGAAGGTTATGGTGTATCCAGGCGAAGGGGCTGGGGCAGAGTCATCACATCACACcataaaacataaaaaacaaCCCCCAGTGCTACCCCCCAAACCGTTCAACAGGCTGCCCAACCACATCACAG acggTATGCCAGTGAAGCTGCCCTGTATGTCCATGAAGCTGTCGCCTCCTCTACCTCCTAAGAAGCTGATGATCTGTGTGCCTGTGGGTGCGGGGGGGAGCATGGAGCCCTCGGCCCTCACCTTTCAGAagtgcccccctccctcccaccacgTGGGGTCCCTGGGGGGACACTCCCTACACTACGGGACCCTCCCTGTGCCCCTACACCCCCCCAGCCGCATCATCGAGGAACTCAACAAGACCCTGGCCCTCACTATGCAGCGATACAAGAG CTCGCTGCACCATGCGGTTCCCACGGTGATGATAGCATGTGACTACAACAAAGAGAACCTCCCCAACGAGGAAGACTATCAAGAACTACCTGGTTCGTACAGTGACGAGgatgatgaagaagaagaagatgatgaTGAGGAAGAAGAAGATGATGAAGATGAAACACTCTTTACAA gTACCCTGGCTCTGAAGGTGTTGAGGAAGGACTCCCTGGCCATTAAGATCAGTAACCGTCCGTCAcagagagagctggaggagaAGAACATACTGCCCACACAGTCAGACCAGGAGAAACTGGAGTTCAGGCAGCAGATAGGCACCAAGCTCACACG GAGGTTGAGTCAACGGCCAACTACAGAAGAGCTGGAACAGAGAAACATACTCAAGC GCCACAATGAcctggaggagcaggaggagatgagagagctCAAGAAACGCCTGTCGAGaaag TTGAGTCAGAGGCCCACGGTGGAGGAGTTGAGGGAAGCTAAGATCCTGACCCGCTTCAGTGACTACGTAGAGGTTGCTGACGCTCAGGACTACGACAGGAGGGCAGACAAACCCTGGACACGACTCACAGCTGCTGATAAG GCTGCCATACGTAAAGAACTCAACGAATTTAAAAACACAGAAATGGAAGTGCATGAGGGTAGTCGCCATCTCACcag GTTTCATCGACCGTAG